The Candidatus Saccharibacteria bacterium sequence TGTACCCGTCGAGTCGTACCCGCTGTCGTACAAGTACGAGCATCGAGGGTCTTGCGGATCACCGGTCGTCTTGATCGGAGCCACCTGCGGGTAGTCCAGCACGTAGACCTGGGCCGCCGGAGCCTCGTCGAGAATCTTCCTGTAGGTATCCTCGAGTTCGGACGGCAGCTCGTTGTTGATCTTGCCGACAGCCGTGGTATGAGCACTACTGCCGATTCGACAGGTACTGGTCGGGTTGGCGCACGCCGTTCCGAAGTCCACGAACCCGATGTTGTTCCCGCCGATCGTGATCGTCACGACCTTCGTGTTGACATTCAGGTTCGTGACTTGAAGCGGCTCCGTGTTGTAGGTGGGTGGGTCGTTGGGCGTAGGTGTGAGCTGAACATGCTCAGTCTTCGCACCGGAACATGCCGCGAACTCTCCCGTTGTCAGGTCAGCCTTGACCTTTGGATTGCGGCTGACCAACTTGGCGTAGGCCAGCTCGCTTCGATGACACTTGTCCGCTGAGGTATCGCTACCGTCCTCGAAAGGCTCGACTCCCTCTCCGGAAGAGTAGGAGTCGCCAAGTGCCACGTAGGCTCCCGGCGCTGGTTGCGCCGGAGTGTTGGCGACGAGAATATCCCCTTGAGGATAGCTCGTGCCCATGCCCGTCACAGCAACAGCGAACAGCTTCTTGCTGCCGTCGCAGTTGTTGGTGCATTCCGCCCTCACATAGAGGGTGTTGTTTACCGGTTGCGAGGCGATCAGGTCCATGGATTCGAGCTTGTAGCCGCTCGGACCGCCGGACTTGGTCAGATCACCGATGATGCCCTGACTGTACGTCCAGGTGTTGCTTGACGGGTCGAAGACCCGAACAGCGACACCGGGAACGGTTGTCGGGTTACTGAGGCCGGTATTGACCGCTAGCTCCCGAGTTACCACCACCTTACCTCCACTCTCGGAGGCGAGGTAGCCGTTGCCGAACGTGCCGCCAGCGTAGGTGTTCTCAAGTTGTTCCGAGTACACCTTTACTCCGGCGGCGTTGATCACCACCAGAGTCTTGACCCACACCGTCGGTGAGGCCGGCAACCCACCACTGAGCATCTTCTGCTCGGTGATGAGTGCCGCCACAGCCCCTCCAGGGAGGGGTGACAGCGTGATGTCATTGACTGCTGCTCCAGTTGTTGAAGCGGCGGCCGTCCAGCGCACGTCTCCCTTGTTGGGATCGTACCTTGAGACCCCGTAACCCTGCACACCGCCCGAGGACATCACGGATGCGACGAAGAGACGCCCTTCGGCGTCGATCTTCTCATCCCAGAGCGAGCCGATAGTGGCCTGCCCCAGGAACTTGCCGCCGTAGCTGTAGTACAGAGCGTGTCCACCCGACTGAGCGTGCACCACGACGCCGTCCTTGTAGGTACGGAGAATCGTGGTGCAGTTCGTCGGGATAGAGATGTCCAGAACCTTGGTGGGCTCCGTCTGGCCGACCGCGACCTCCGGGCTGAGCCCGATGAGATGCACCGATCCATCACTCATCCTTGCGGTCGAGTAGATGTTGCCGTTGGCACCGACCTCGTAGGACGGTACGCCCGAGCTACACGCCAGTGGGTATTTCCACTTCAGCGTGTTGCCGTTGTACGCCAGCAGGTTTGCCCCGAACTTCCACGTGCTACCGACCTTGCCGTACGGCCGTCCGTAGACGTGACCGTTCTTGTCGGCGGTCGGCGCAGTGATGCAGTTCGGGACGCCGTCGACGACCGTGGTTCGGTCGATCTGGCGCACCAGCTGCCCGGTAGCGCCGTAGGTGACCAGGTCACTTCCAGAACTTCCAGGCTGGCAGGGTACGGTAATGTCACCGTTGGGACTCGTCACGGGAGAGCCGTCCGTCGCCCCGATAGTGACCGAAGGCCACTGCAGGGTCGGGATCGATTCCGCCGCGTTGGCGACCCCCGAAGGGATCAGGATCATCAGCGACGCCAGCAAGCTGAGGAGACTCAGCAGTACTGGTGTGCGTCGTGACTTTTGCATGACGTTCCACCATCTTTCGCTTGTTGAACCGAATTGTTGATGAGCGAGACAAACAAAAAAAGGAGCGCCTTACGGCACACCCATCCTGTTCGTCCTGTTGCGACTGAAGAGTCGTATTACTTATACCATTATATCCATTTTTTGTATAGAGGTGCATGATCCGCGATAAGGATTCGAGCCCACATAACAGCTGGATTGGATTTATGAGAAATAAAAAAATGCTATCTTTCAAGCATTTTTATATCTGTAATGATTTCTTGGCTGGGGTGGAGGGATTCCATAAAGG is a genomic window containing:
- a CDS encoding SGNH/GDSL hydrolase family protein — encoded protein: MQKSRRTPVLLSLLSLLASLMILIPSGVANAAESIPTLQWPSVTIGATDGSPVTSPNGDITVPCQPGSSGSDLVTYGATGQLVRQIDRTTVVDGVPNCITAPTADKNGHVYGRPYGKVGSTWKFGANLLAYNGNTLKWKYPLACSSGVPSYEVGANGNIYSTARMSDGSVHLIGLSPEVAVGQTEPTKVLDISIPTNCTTILRTYKDGVVVHAQSGGHALYYSYGGKFLGQATIGSLWDEKIDAEGRLFVASVMSSGGVQGYGVSRYDPNKGDVRWTAAASTTGAAVNDITLSPLPGGAVAALITEQKMLSGGLPASPTVWVKTLVVINAAGVKVYSEQLENTYAGGTFGNGYLASESGGKVVVTRELAVNTGLSNPTTVPGVAVRVFDPSSNTWTYSQGIIGDLTKSGGPSGYKLESMDLIASQPVNNTLYVRAECTNNCDGSKKLFAVAVTGMGTSYPQGDILVANTPAQPAPGAYVALGDSYSSGEGVEPFEDGSDTSADKCHRSELAYAKLVSRNPKVKADLTTGEFAACSGAKTEHVQLTPTPNDPPTYNTEPLQVTNLNVNTKVVTITIGGNNIGFVDFGTACANPTSTCRIGSSAHTTAVGKINNELPSELEDTYRKILDEAPAAQVYVLDYPQVAPIKTTGDPQDPRCSYLYDSGYDSTGTIPMYWADAQAARDVVTKLDDKIADVVDTVRGINTDYSQRLHYVSVNENGSPFDGHTVCADPESSYFHNLDQWAGHPAYTLHPNEYGQQAYADIAVAAMLTP